The window CATTATGTAAAGGTGGAAAAGGGAGTTCTGCAAAAAAAACAGAAGGTAAAAGCCCAAATAAATGATGTGGAGAGGATTGCAATCGCAGCAAACCATACTGCTACACACTTGCTGCATCATGCCTTGAGATTAGTATTGGGAGAACATGTTAAGCAGGCTGGCTCTTCAGTAACTGCCGAGCATTTGCGTTTTGACTATACACACTATAAATCAATTACTAAAGATGAATTAGAGCAGGTTGAGAAAATGGTAAATAAGAAAATTGAAGAAAACCATTCGGTGAAATCTGAGATTACCGGGCTGGAAGCTGCCCGGAAAAAAGGAGCCATAGCTCTGTTTGGAGAGAAATATGGTGATGAAGTCAGAATGATAGATATTGGTGGCTTTAGCCGTGAACTTTGTGGAGGAACTCATCTGGATGAAACATCAAAAATTGGCATATTTAAAATTACATCAGAACAGGGAATAGGAAGCGGTCTTCGTAGAATTGAGGCTGTAACCAGAGATAAAGCATGGGAGTTTATACAAATGAAAGAAACCCAGCTACAGGAATTACAGTCAATATTAGATGTGCCCCAGGATAGAATTATTAAAAAAATTAATCAGTTGATTTCTGAAAATGAAAACTTAAAACGGGAATACCGATTACTCTGGAAAGAAATGCTTCCACATTATATTGACAGACTAATTAAAAATAAAAAAATTATCAATCATGTCAACGTAGTATCTGCAATAATCGATAGTAAGGACAAGAAAAGCCTGAGAGAAACCGGGGATTTAATTAAAGAGAAGATTGAAAGTGGTATTATAATTCTGGCAACAGAACTGGATGAAGGAAAGTTAAATATTATAGTAATGGTTACTGATGACCTAATTAGCAAAGGTTTTGATGCCGGAAAAATTATCAGACCATTGGCATCTGCTATTGATGGTAAAGGCGGAGGAAAAAAGCATTTTGCACAGGCAGGTGGTTCTGATATGGAAAAATTAAAAAGTATCTTTCAAAATATTGAAGATATGCTGCAAATATAACCTCAAATAATATATGCCTCTTGTAATATCTTACAATAAATTAATATTGTATTATTACTGTTGTAATATTATTATTAATTTATATGCCCTGGTTAATGATAGTATAATATTATTATATTAAGAATTGAAGGAGAGCTATTTTTGAAGATATTAGGAATAGATATGGGAGAGAGAAGAATCGGTTTAGCTTTAAGCGACCCCCTGGGTTATACGGCACAGGGATTAAATACAGTTCAAATAAAAAACCCGGAAGATGTTTGCGACAAACTTATGGATGTAATCAAAGAGAAAAAAGTTGAACTGTTAGTTTTTGGATTACCGAAAAACATGAATGGCACACTGGGTCCACAAGCAAAAAAAGTACAGGAATATGCAGATAAGCTAAAGCAATTAAGCGGATTGCCGGTTGATTTCGAAGATGAGAGATTAAGTACAGTCAGTGCAGAACAGGTACTATTGATGGCTGATCAAAGCAGGGCAAAGCGGAAAAAAGCAATTGACAGAATGGCTGCTGTAATTATATTACAGTCATATCTGGATCGTAATAGAAATCAATTAAAAGGTTTATTATGATTAAGTTCTTAAAGTTTTTAATTTTTCTTATAGCGGTGTTATTTTTACTGGCTTTATTTGTGGCAGTTTGGATATTAGTGCCCTTAAACACAACTGAAATAACCGAAAAAACACTAATCATTCCCTATGAATATAATAGTGCCCGCATCAGACATTTATTGGAAGAGGAGAAGATTAT is drawn from Atribacterota bacterium and contains these coding sequences:
- the ruvX gene encoding Holliday junction resolvase RuvX; protein product: MKILGIDMGERRIGLALSDPLGYTAQGLNTVQIKNPEDVCDKLMDVIKEKKVELLVFGLPKNMNGTLGPQAKKVQEYADKLKQLSGLPVDFEDERLSTVSAEQVLLMADQSRAKRKKAIDRMAAVIILQSYLDRNRNQLKGLL